In a genomic window of Deinococcus metalli:
- the rpmI gene encoding 50S ribosomal protein L35 yields MPKMKTHKMAKRRVKITGTGKVMAFKSGKRHQNTGKSGDEIRGKGKGFVLAKSEWARMKLMLPKGK; encoded by the coding sequence ATGCCCAAGATGAAGACGCACAAGATGGCCAAGCGCCGCGTGAAGATCACCGGCACGGGCAAGGTCATGGCGTTCAAGAGTGGCAAGCGCCACCAGAACACCGGCAAGAGCGGCGACGAGATCCGCGGCAAGGGCAAGGGCTTCGTCCTGGCCAAGAGTGAATGGGCGCGCATGAAACTCATGCTGCCGAAGGGGAAGTGA
- the rplT gene encoding 50S ribosomal protein L20 — protein sequence MPRAKTGIIRRRRHKKVLKRAKGFWGSRSKQYRNAFQTLLNAATYEYRDRRNKKRDFRRLWIQRINAGARLHGMNYSTFIGGLKRAGIDLNRKVLADIAAREPDAFRALVDAAKAGK from the coding sequence ATGCCTCGCGCCAAGACCGGGATCATCCGCCGCCGCCGCCACAAGAAAGTCCTGAAGCGCGCCAAGGGCTTCTGGGGCAGCCGCAGCAAGCAGTACCGCAACGCCTTCCAGACCCTGCTGAACGCCGCGACCTACGAGTACCGGGATCGCCGCAACAAGAAGCGTGACTTCCGCCGCCTGTGGATTCAGCGCATCAACGCGGGCGCCCGCCTGCACGGCATGAACTACTCCACCTTCATCGGCGGCCTGAAGCGCGCCGGCATCGACCTGAACCGCAAGGTGCTGGCCGACATCGCCGCCCGCGAACCGGACGCCTTCCGCGCCCTGGTGGACGCGGCGAAAGCCGGCAAGTAA
- a CDS encoding GntR family transcriptional regulator, which produces MAKYPLIKSTLKDRLLGGHYTEGLPLPSEPQLAREFEVSRMTARRAIDELEREGYVYRVQGAGTFPTGKRFRQGMFRVRPFKEWARHPDHRTTVLRAMQIEATPEIAIVLQIQPGDPVIFVHRLRTAGDEALVIEKRYINAALVPALLEHNLGVESIHETMVTLGVPLQRVEQNLEAVNLRQEEADLLRVPLGTAAFLLRRTTYSGQRRASYVNYWVRGDRYAFQDTFEP; this is translated from the coding sequence ATGGCGAAGTACCCGCTCATCAAATCGACCCTGAAAGACCGCCTGCTGGGCGGCCATTACACCGAGGGCCTCCCGCTGCCGAGCGAACCGCAGCTCGCCCGCGAATTCGAGGTGTCCCGCATGACCGCCCGGCGCGCCATCGACGAACTCGAACGCGAGGGCTACGTCTACCGCGTGCAGGGCGCCGGCACCTTTCCCACCGGCAAACGCTTCCGCCAGGGCATGTTCCGCGTGCGCCCCTTCAAGGAATGGGCCCGCCACCCGGACCACCGCACCACCGTACTGCGCGCCATGCAGATCGAGGCCACGCCCGAGATCGCCATCGTGCTGCAGATCCAGCCCGGCGACCCCGTGATCTTCGTCCACCGCCTGCGCACCGCCGGCGACGAGGCGCTGGTGATCGAGAAGCGCTACATCAACGCCGCGCTGGTGCCGGCGCTCCTGGAACACAACCTGGGCGTCGAGAGCATCCACGAGACCATGGTCACGCTGGGCGTACCGCTGCAACGCGTCGAGCAGAACCTGGAGGCCGTCAACCTGCGCCAGGAGGAGGCCGATCTGCTGCGGGTGCCGCTGGGCACCGCCGCGTTCCTGCTGCGCCGCACCACCTACAGCGGCCAGCGCCGCGCCAGCTACGTCAACTACTGGGTGCGCGGCGACCGCTACGCCTTCCAGGACACCTTCGAGCCCTGA
- the moaA gene encoding GTP 3',8-cyclase MoaA has protein sequence MLRDQLARPLRDLRISVTDRCNLRCTYCMPADVFGPDYAFLPRSELLSFEEIERLARVFVELGVRKLRITGGEPTLRRGLPALIARLTRLEGVEDVALTTNGLLLPRLAGELKAAGLHRVTVSIDSLDPEIFGRMNGLGTHPQRVLDGIEAALHAGLGVKVNTVVQRGVNEDGLRELWLALRDKAVVRFIEFMDVGNHNGWNLDSVVPSREVLARLSEGGDGAEFQPANANYRGEVAARHVGAQGHEVGLISSVSAPFCGDCSRARLSAVGVLYTCLFAGHGTDLRAPLRTGASDAEVRAVIEGVWASRRDRYSEERGEATPGRAGKVEMSHIGG, from the coding sequence ATGCTCCGCGACCAGTTGGCCCGGCCCCTGCGTGACCTGCGCATCAGCGTGACCGACCGCTGCAACCTGCGCTGCACGTACTGCATGCCCGCAGACGTGTTCGGCCCGGACTATGCCTTCCTGCCACGCTCGGAACTGCTGAGCTTCGAGGAGATTGAGCGGCTGGCCCGCGTGTTCGTGGAGCTGGGCGTGCGCAAGCTGCGGATCACCGGCGGCGAGCCCACCCTGCGGCGGGGGCTCCCGGCGCTCATCGCCCGCCTGACGCGTCTTGAGGGCGTGGAGGACGTCGCGCTGACCACCAACGGCCTGCTGCTGCCCCGGCTGGCCGGGGAGCTGAAGGCGGCGGGTCTGCACCGCGTGACGGTCAGCATCGATTCTCTGGACCCGGAGATCTTCGGACGGATGAACGGCCTGGGCACCCACCCGCAACGGGTGCTGGACGGCATCGAGGCGGCGCTGCACGCGGGCCTGGGCGTGAAGGTGAACACGGTGGTGCAGCGCGGCGTGAACGAGGACGGCCTGCGCGAACTGTGGCTGGCCCTGCGCGATAAAGCCGTGGTGCGCTTCATCGAGTTCATGGACGTGGGCAACCACAACGGCTGGAACCTGGACAGCGTGGTGCCGTCGCGCGAGGTGCTGGCCCGCCTGAGCGAGGGCGGCGACGGGGCCGAATTCCAGCCCGCGAACGCGAACTACCGGGGAGAGGTGGCAGCCCGCCATGTGGGCGCCCAGGGCCACGAGGTCGGCCTGATCTCGTCGGTGAGCGCGCCGTTCTGCGGCGACTGCTCGCGGGCGCGGCTGTCGGCGGTCGGGGTGCTGTACACCTGCCTGTTCGCCGGGCACGGCACCGACCTGCGCGCGCCGCTGCGGACCGGGGCCAGCGACGCCGAGGTGCGCGCCGTGATCGAGGGCGTGTGGGCAAGCCGCCGCGACCGCTACTCCGAGGAGCGCGGCGAGGCCACGCCCGGACGCGCCGGCAAGGTTGAGATGTCGCATATCGGCGGCTGA
- a CDS encoding DUF485 domain-containing protein, whose protein sequence is MTVSRSRPSPVPARNAAYQQLVAQRNAFTVTMTVTFLVLYFLLPVLAGYNKPLMATKVFGNVTFGYVLAFLEFVMGWVMAYIYVVRARAFDRLAEEARQ, encoded by the coding sequence ATGACCGTATCCCGATCACGCCCGAGTCCCGTCCCGGCCCGGAACGCCGCGTACCAGCAACTGGTCGCGCAGCGCAACGCCTTCACGGTCACCATGACCGTCACGTTCCTGGTGCTGTACTTCCTGCTGCCGGTGCTGGCCGGGTACAACAAGCCGCTGATGGCCACCAAGGTCTTCGGGAACGTCACCTTCGGGTACGTGCTGGCCTTCCTGGAATTCGTGATGGGGTGGGTCATGGCGTACATCTACGTGGTCCGTGCCCGCGCCTTTGACCGCCTGGCCGAAGAGGCCCGCCAGTGA
- a CDS encoding solute symporter family protein translates to MTFLLAAIIVAITLGVTFWASRRNTSAGDFYVAGGRISATQNGIAIAGDYMSAASFLGITGLIALNGYDGFMYSVGWFIAYLTVLFIVAEPLRNLGKYTLADMLVYRLKDPRVRTYAAVSTIVISTFYMIAQVVGAGSLISLLSRGAISADIAIPLVGVLMIVYVVVGGMLATTWVQIIKAMLLMFATIVMTLLILTKFGFSFSNLLGQVEAKNGAEFLGAGVKYKNPIDLISLCLALVLGTAGLPHILVRFFTVPTAQDARKSVVWAMVLIGAFYVMTAFMGNAANVLLGKDAIEAANKAGNMAAPLLAEALFGGAGTAGGEFGLAFVTAVAFATILAVVAGLTISASTSFTHDIYNGVLKGGQASEADQFRVARVATIGVGVVAILLGLAAKTQNVAFLVALAFALAASANLPVILFTLFWRRFNATGAIWGIVGGILFTLLLIALSPNIMKIDPDTLTTGRHLIQANAIFPLENPGIVSIPVGFLFAYVGTLLGASRRNAAQDDRDFEEMQFRAYTGAGTDGTVAAHD, encoded by the coding sequence GTGACCTTCCTCCTCGCCGCGATCATCGTCGCCATCACGCTGGGCGTGACCTTCTGGGCCAGCCGGCGCAACACCAGCGCCGGAGACTTCTACGTGGCCGGGGGCCGCATCAGCGCGACGCAAAACGGCATCGCCATCGCCGGGGACTACATGAGCGCCGCGTCGTTCCTGGGGATCACTGGCCTCATCGCCCTGAACGGCTACGACGGCTTCATGTACTCGGTCGGGTGGTTCATCGCGTACCTCACGGTGCTGTTCATCGTGGCCGAACCCCTGCGCAACCTCGGCAAGTACACCCTGGCGGACATGCTGGTCTACCGCCTGAAAGACCCGCGCGTGCGGACCTACGCGGCCGTGAGCACCATCGTCATCAGCACCTTCTACATGATCGCGCAGGTCGTGGGCGCGGGCTCGCTGATCAGCCTGCTGTCGCGCGGGGCCATCAGCGCGGACATCGCCATTCCGCTGGTCGGCGTGCTGATGATCGTGTACGTCGTGGTGGGCGGCATGCTCGCGACCACGTGGGTGCAGATCATCAAGGCGATGCTGCTGATGTTCGCCACCATCGTCATGACCCTGCTGATTCTCACCAAGTTCGGCTTCTCGTTCTCGAACCTGCTCGGGCAGGTGGAGGCCAAGAACGGCGCGGAGTTCCTGGGCGCGGGCGTGAAGTACAAGAATCCCATCGACCTGATCTCGCTGTGCCTGGCGCTGGTGCTCGGTACGGCCGGGCTGCCGCACATCCTGGTGCGCTTCTTCACCGTGCCCACCGCGCAGGACGCCCGCAAGAGCGTCGTGTGGGCGATGGTGCTGATCGGCGCGTTCTACGTCATGACCGCCTTCATGGGCAACGCCGCCAATGTCCTGCTCGGCAAGGACGCCATCGAGGCGGCCAACAAGGCCGGGAACATGGCCGCCCCGCTGCTCGCGGAGGCGCTGTTCGGCGGCGCGGGCACGGCCGGCGGCGAGTTCGGGCTGGCCTTCGTGACCGCCGTGGCCTTCGCGACCATCCTGGCGGTCGTGGCGGGCCTGACCATCAGCGCCAGCACGTCGTTCACGCACGACATCTACAACGGCGTCCTGAAGGGCGGGCAGGCCAGCGAGGCCGACCAGTTCCGCGTGGCCCGCGTGGCGACCATCGGGGTGGGTGTCGTCGCCATCCTGCTGGGGCTGGCCGCCAAGACGCAGAACGTGGCCTTCCTGGTGGCGCTGGCCTTCGCGCTGGCCGCCAGCGCCAACCTGCCGGTGATCCTGTTCACGCTGTTCTGGCGCCGCTTCAACGCCACCGGCGCGATCTGGGGCATCGTGGGCGGCATCCTGTTCACGCTGCTGCTGATCGCGCTGAGCCCCAACATCATGAAGATCGACCCGGACACGCTGACCACCGGGCGGCATCTGATTCAGGCCAACGCGATCTTCCCACTGGAGAACCCGGGCATCGTCAGCATTCCGGTCGGGTTCCTGTTCGCGTACGTGGGTACCCTGCTGGGTGCGTCCCGCCGCAACGCCGCCCAGGACGACCGTGACTTCGAGGAGATGCAGTTCCGGGCGTATACCGGCGCCGGCACCGACGGCACCGTGGCCGCGCACGACTGA
- the acs gene encoding acetate--CoA ligase, whose product MTTPLSDHIDAMLHEDRVIAPSEAFAAQARVTREDYDRLYRQSIDDPQTFWADVAGELEWMTPWTQVLEWQEPHAQWFVGAQTNIAHNALDRNVARGLGDKRAIVWEGEDGEVRTYTYAELLAEVKKAANALSGLGVQAGDRVTLYLPMIPEAAIAMLACARIGAAHSVVFGGFSVSALSDRINDAQSTVLITADGGLRRGNLVPLKANADEAARTTPGLQHIVVVNRGGSNPPMQEGRDVWWHDLLAGAGEEHDAVPVDSEHPLFILYTSGSTGKPKGVLHTTGGYMVGTYLTTRTVFDLRDDDVYWCTADVGWVTGHSYIVYGPLLNGATVLMYEGAPNQPDWGRFWDIVQKHRVTILYTAPTAIRAIMRQGDAYPNAYDLSSLRLLGSVGEPINPEAWMWYYRVIGGERCPVVDTWWQTETGSIMLTTLPGAYPSKPGSAGLPMFGVDAAIMTREGQELGPNDGGLLVIKKPWPSMLRTVYGDDARYRKSYWGEIPHVYFAGDGARRDAEGYYTVMGRVDDVLNVSGHRLGTMEIESALVAHPSVAEAAVVGRPDDVKGECVVAFITPQGGHTVDPAALRAHVSKEIGALARPDAIIVAEALPKTRSGKIMRRFLRQIAAGRAIEGDTSTLEDPSVLDRLAATEAV is encoded by the coding sequence ATGACCACACCGCTGTCCGACCACATCGACGCCATGCTGCACGAGGACCGCGTGATCGCGCCCAGCGAGGCCTTCGCCGCGCAGGCCCGCGTGACGCGGGAGGACTACGACCGCCTGTACCGCCAGAGCATCGACGACCCGCAGACCTTCTGGGCCGACGTGGCGGGCGAACTGGAGTGGATGACGCCGTGGACGCAGGTGCTCGAGTGGCAGGAGCCGCACGCGCAGTGGTTCGTGGGCGCGCAGACGAACATCGCGCACAACGCCCTGGACCGCAACGTCGCGCGCGGCCTGGGCGACAAGCGCGCCATCGTGTGGGAGGGCGAGGACGGCGAGGTCCGCACCTACACCTACGCCGAGCTGCTGGCCGAGGTCAAGAAGGCCGCGAACGCCCTGAGTGGCCTGGGCGTGCAGGCTGGCGACCGCGTGACCCTGTACCTGCCCATGATCCCCGAGGCCGCCATCGCCATGCTCGCGTGCGCGCGGATCGGGGCGGCGCACTCGGTCGTGTTCGGGGGCTTCTCGGTGTCCGCCCTCTCCGACCGGATCAACGACGCGCAGAGCACGGTGCTGATCACCGCTGACGGCGGCCTGCGGCGCGGGAACCTGGTGCCCCTCAAGGCGAACGCCGACGAGGCCGCGAGGACCACGCCGGGCCTGCAGCACATCGTGGTGGTGAACCGTGGGGGCAGCAACCCGCCCATGCAGGAGGGCCGCGACGTGTGGTGGCACGACCTGCTGGCCGGCGCCGGCGAGGAGCACGACGCCGTGCCCGTGGACAGCGAGCATCCGCTGTTCATCCTGTACACCTCGGGCAGCACCGGCAAGCCCAAGGGCGTCCTGCATACCACCGGCGGGTACATGGTCGGCACGTACCTCACCACCCGCACGGTGTTCGACCTGCGCGACGACGACGTGTACTGGTGCACCGCCGACGTCGGCTGGGTCACCGGGCACAGTTACATCGTCTACGGACCGCTGCTGAACGGCGCGACCGTCCTGATGTACGAGGGCGCGCCCAACCAGCCGGACTGGGGCCGCTTCTGGGACATCGTGCAGAAGCACCGCGTCACGATCCTGTACACCGCGCCCACCGCCATCCGCGCGATCATGCGCCAGGGCGACGCGTATCCGAACGCCTACGACCTGAGTTCGCTGCGCCTGCTCGGCTCGGTGGGCGAACCGATCAACCCCGAGGCGTGGATGTGGTACTACCGCGTGATCGGCGGCGAGCGCTGCCCCGTGGTGGACACGTGGTGGCAGACCGAGACCGGCTCGATCATGTTGACCACCCTGCCCGGCGCGTACCCCAGCAAACCCGGCAGTGCCGGCCTGCCGATGTTCGGCGTGGACGCCGCGATCATGACCCGCGAGGGCCAGGAACTCGGCCCGAACGACGGCGGCCTGCTGGTGATCAAGAAGCCGTGGCCCAGCATGCTCCGCACCGTGTACGGCGACGACGCACGCTACCGCAAGAGCTACTGGGGCGAGATTCCGCACGTGTACTTCGCCGGCGACGGTGCCCGCCGCGACGCGGAGGGCTACTACACCGTGATGGGCCGCGTGGACGACGTCCTGAACGTGTCCGGGCACCGCCTGGGCACCATGGAGATCGAATCCGCCCTGGTCGCGCACCCCAGCGTGGCCGAGGCCGCCGTGGTCGGCCGCCCCGACGACGTGAAGGGCGAGTGCGTGGTTGCGTTCATCACCCCGCAGGGCGGCCACACTGTCGATCCCGCCGCCCTGCGCGCCCATGTCAGCAAGGAGATCGGCGCCCTGGCGCGGCCCGACGCGATCATCGTCGCCGAGGCCCTACCCAAGACGCGCTCCGGCAAGATCATGCGCCGCTTCCTGCGCCAGATCGCCGCGGGCCGCGCCATCGAGGGCGACACCAGCACCCTGGAAGACCCCAGCGTGCTCGACCGCCTCGCCGCCACCGAGGCGGTCTGA
- a CDS encoding response regulator yields MTAFQSPHAPLHILLVEDNPDDAYLTREAFESLEPTPTFSVCSDGVDAMDYLHRQLSDQQALPDIVLMDLNMPRMDGFGLLEHLKRDPALRALPVLVFSTSNAREDVRRAYEAYANSYICKPRLFSEYEDVVQAVRTFWLRTASLPS; encoded by the coding sequence ATGACAGCCTTCCAGTCCCCCCATGCGCCGCTGCATATCCTGCTGGTCGAGGACAATCCGGACGACGCCTACCTGACGCGGGAAGCGTTTGAGTCGCTGGAGCCCACACCGACCTTCTCGGTATGTTCGGATGGTGTGGACGCCATGGACTACCTGCACCGTCAGCTCAGTGACCAGCAGGCCCTGCCGGACATCGTGCTGATGGACCTGAACATGCCGCGCATGGACGGTTTCGGGCTGCTGGAACACCTCAAGCGCGATCCGGCCCTGCGCGCCCTGCCCGTGCTGGTGTTCAGCACCAGCAACGCCCGCGAGGACGTGCGCCGGGCCTACGAGGCCTATGCGAACTCGTACATCTGCAAGCCCCGGCTGTTCAGCGAGTACGAGGACGTCGTGCAGGCGGTGCGCACGTTCTGGCTGCGCACCGCCTCCCTGCCCAGCTGA
- a CDS encoding aminotransferase class I/II-fold pyridoxal phosphate-dependent enzyme, with translation MWASDRTSAVPGSVFSLMDQAMGRARAAGRAVIDLSIGSSDLHPPEVVLDALRDATRDPATYRYPMTSDTRPLRVAAAAYLHRRFGVSADPDAGVLPLIGAQEGLAHLLLAVTDPGDTLLLPDPCYPPYLGAAAVAGLNVVTVPLRAEAGFLPDLDAVPDSVRPRVLLLNYPNNPTSAVADAAFFARAAAWCRQRGTLLVHDNPYAELTFGAYRAPSALEAGLDGIVELHSLSKTHHMGGFRVGFAAGDAGALAALARVKGAVDFHPYLGIQRAATVALGLPDAVGRVGAATFEARRDALVPALRALGWDVALPQASMFAWARVPGLTDSVAFALRVAEQTGVALSPGRAFGTQGEGFVRLALVQPPEVLATAAQALASAGVSPVAVA, from the coding sequence ATGTGGGCTTCTGACCGCACGTCTGCCGTGCCCGGCAGCGTCTTCTCGCTGATGGACCAGGCCATGGGCCGCGCGCGGGCCGCCGGCAGGGCCGTCATCGACCTGAGCATCGGCTCCTCAGACCTGCACCCGCCGGAGGTCGTGCTGGACGCGCTGCGGGACGCGACGCGCGATCCGGCCACGTACCGCTACCCGATGACCAGCGATACGCGGCCCCTGCGGGTGGCCGCCGCCGCGTACCTGCACCGGCGCTTCGGGGTCAGTGCCGACCCGGACGCCGGCGTGCTCCCCCTGATCGGCGCGCAGGAGGGCCTGGCGCACCTGCTGCTGGCCGTGACCGACCCCGGCGACACGCTGCTGCTGCCCGACCCGTGCTACCCGCCGTACCTGGGCGCCGCGGCGGTGGCGGGCCTGAATGTCGTGACGGTACCGCTGCGCGCCGAGGCGGGCTTCCTGCCAGACCTGGACGCCGTGCCGGACAGCGTGCGTCCACGCGTGCTGCTGCTGAACTACCCCAACAACCCGACCTCCGCCGTGGCGGACGCGGCGTTCTTCGCGCGGGCGGCCGCGTGGTGCCGGCAGCGGGGCACGCTGCTGGTGCACGACAATCCGTACGCGGAACTCACCTTCGGGGCCTACCGCGCGCCCAGTGCCCTGGAGGCGGGGCTGGACGGCATCGTGGAACTGCACTCGCTGAGCAAGACGCACCACATGGGCGGCTTCCGGGTGGGCTTCGCGGCAGGCGACGCCGGCGCTCTGGCCGCGCTGGCGCGCGTGAAGGGCGCGGTGGACTTCCACCCTTACCTGGGCATCCAGCGCGCCGCGACGGTGGCGCTGGGCCTGCCGGACGCCGTGGGGCGGGTGGGCGCGGCGACCTTCGAGGCCCGCCGCGACGCGCTGGTTCCCGCCCTGCGGGCCCTGGGGTGGGACGTGGCGCTCCCGCAGGCGAGCATGTTCGCGTGGGCGCGCGTGCCGGGCCTGACGGACTCGGTGGCCTTCGCGCTGCGCGTGGCCGAGCAGACCGGCGTGGCCCTCAGCCCCGGGCGGGCCTTCGGCACGCAGGGCGAGGGCTTCGTGCGCCTCGCCCTGGTGCAACCGCCGGAGGTGCTCGCCACCGCCGCGCAGGCCCTGGCGAGCGCCGGGGTATCACCGGTGGCGGTGGCGTAA
- the nagA gene encoding N-acetylglucosamine-6-phosphate deacetylase — protein sequence MSTPATRLTGQLVLGDRVVPGHLDFTSTIAAITLLPDAPATLILPGFIDAHVHGGDGADTMDGPEGVRQLARFHARHGTTTLLPTTITNPWEDVVRALNAVREVMQQGVPGGPDIPGAHLEGPFISPGRLGAQPPFTVLPEPELVRQVLETSVVRAVTIAPELPGALDAALAMGAAGVRIGIGHTRADTATVTAFLGTLHAAGVRTCATHLYNAMGGIEGREPGVPGALLADSHAWFEVILDLLHVHPTSFLLARAAAPERVTLVTDAMRAAGLGDGDSELGGQRVIVRGGEARLPGGSLAGSVLTMDQALRNAARSGIPLPEASRMLSAVPAASLDLADRGTLSTGQRADVVVLDTDLNVQAVYVGGVPIPGAGA from the coding sequence ATGTCCACACCCGCCACCCGCCTGACCGGCCAGCTCGTCCTCGGTGACCGCGTCGTTCCGGGCCACCTCGACTTCACGTCCACCATCGCCGCCATCACGCTCCTGCCGGACGCGCCGGCCACCCTGATCCTGCCGGGCTTCATTGATGCTCACGTACACGGTGGAGACGGCGCGGACACCATGGACGGCCCGGAGGGCGTGCGGCAGCTCGCCCGCTTCCACGCGCGCCACGGCACGACCACGCTTCTGCCCACCACCATCACCAACCCGTGGGAGGACGTGGTGCGCGCCCTGAACGCCGTGCGCGAGGTGATGCAGCAGGGGGTGCCGGGCGGACCGGACATCCCCGGGGCGCACCTGGAGGGGCCGTTCATCAGCCCCGGCCGGCTGGGTGCGCAGCCGCCCTTCACGGTGCTGCCCGAGCCGGAGCTGGTCCGGCAGGTGCTGGAGACCAGCGTGGTCCGCGCCGTGACCATTGCTCCGGAACTGCCGGGCGCGCTGGACGCAGCGCTGGCGATGGGAGCGGCGGGCGTGCGGATCGGGATCGGCCACACCCGCGCGGACACCGCGACCGTCACCGCGTTTCTGGGCACGCTGCACGCGGCGGGCGTCCGCACCTGTGCCACGCACCTGTACAACGCGATGGGCGGTATCGAGGGCCGCGAGCCCGGCGTGCCCGGCGCGCTGCTGGCCGATTCGCACGCGTGGTTCGAGGTGATCCTCGACCTGCTGCACGTGCATCCCACGTCCTTCCTGCTGGCCCGGGCGGCCGCGCCGGAGCGCGTCACGCTGGTCACGGACGCCATGCGTGCCGCCGGCCTGGGCGACGGTGATAGCGAACTCGGCGGGCAGCGGGTGATCGTGCGCGGCGGCGAGGCGCGGCTCCCGGGCGGCTCGCTGGCCGGCAGCGTGCTCACCATGGACCAGGCCCTGCGCAACGCGGCCCGCAGCGGCATTCCGCTCCCCGAGGCGAGCCGCATGCTCAGCGCAGTGCCCGCCGCCTCGCTGGACCTGGCGGACCGCGGCACCCTGAGCACCGGGCAGCGGGCGGACGTGGTGGTGCTGGACACCGACCTGAACGTGCAGGCCGTCTACGTGGGTGGCGTGCCCATTCCCGGAGCGGGCGCATGA
- a CDS encoding SIS domain-containing protein has protein sequence MTADSVMLTEAREAPQVIARQLRENVDVVAALAAALRERRPAYAVTVARGSSDHACTVLKYALETHLHLPVASLGPSVLTLYGARLDLRGALLIAVSQSGASPDVVENVRAARDSGALTVALVNVEGSDLAHAAEFVLPLRCGEERAVAATKSYLASLGAFLPVIAALTDDEALSAALAGLPDVLSRTLDVEASADDLAQRYRFAENLLVLARGLHYGVAQEAALKLKETSGIHAEAYSAAEFAHGPRRLLAEGLPLLGFAPSDAARDATLAAYDDLRAAGADLRTIGPAPGSTLPTPATGHALTDVLPSALAFYLFAAHLARHRGLNPDAPPGLSKVTRTR, from the coding sequence ATGACCGCCGACTCGGTGATGCTGACCGAGGCCCGCGAGGCGCCGCAGGTGATCGCCCGCCAGCTGCGCGAGAACGTGGACGTGGTGGCCGCCCTGGCCGCGGCCCTGCGGGAGCGCCGGCCCGCGTACGCGGTCACGGTCGCGCGCGGCAGCAGTGACCACGCCTGCACGGTGCTGAAATACGCGCTGGAAACGCACCTGCACCTGCCGGTCGCCAGCCTGGGCCCCAGCGTCCTGACGCTGTACGGCGCGCGGCTCGACCTGCGCGGCGCCCTGCTGATCGCCGTGTCGCAGAGCGGCGCCAGCCCCGACGTGGTCGAGAACGTCCGCGCGGCCCGCGACAGCGGCGCCCTGACCGTCGCCCTGGTCAACGTGGAGGGCAGCGACCTCGCGCACGCGGCCGAGTTCGTGCTGCCGCTGCGCTGCGGCGAGGAGCGCGCGGTGGCGGCGACCAAGAGCTACCTCGCCAGCCTGGGCGCGTTCCTGCCGGTCATTGCGGCTCTGACCGATGATGAGGCCCTGAGCGCCGCGCTCGCGGGCCTGCCGGACGTCCTCTCGCGCACCCTGGACGTCGAGGCGAGCGCCGACGACCTCGCGCAGCGCTACCGCTTCGCGGAGAACCTACTGGTGCTCGCGCGTGGCCTACACTACGGCGTCGCCCAGGAGGCCGCGCTGAAACTCAAGGAGACCAGCGGCATCCACGCCGAGGCGTACTCCGCCGCCGAGTTCGCGCACGGCCCCCGCCGCCTGCTCGCCGAGGGCCTGCCCCTGCTGGGCTTCGCGCCCAGCGACGCCGCCCGCGACGCCACCCTGGCCGCGTACGACGACCTGCGCGCCGCCGGCGCCGACCTGCGCACCATCGGCCCGGCTCCGGGCAGCACCCTGCCCACGCCCGCCACCGGCCACGCCCTCACGGATGTCCTGCCCAGCGCGCTGGCGTTCTACCTCTTCGCCGCGCACCTCGCCCGGCACCGCGGCCTGAATCCGGACGCCCCGCCCGGCCTGAGCAAGGTCACCCGCACCCGCTGA
- a CDS encoding DUF2721 domain-containing protein, translating to MADASLEVLTSMITPAVLISGAGTLLMSTSTRVGRATDRVRQLTARFKVLVSEQGRTEPLAREEKQMIMRQLPRLARRSQLLTRAMTAMYIAVALLVLTSILIGAASLSRLSFGLVPVLMAILGAASLAIGALILTFEMRLSARTTKEEMGFLVGLGKHYAGLYADRD from the coding sequence ATGGCCGACGCCAGCCTGGAAGTCCTCACGTCCATGATTACGCCCGCCGTGCTGATCAGCGGGGCCGGTACGCTGCTGATGAGCACCAGCACCCGCGTGGGCCGCGCCACCGACCGCGTGCGGCAGCTCACGGCGCGCTTCAAGGTGCTCGTCAGCGAACAGGGCCGCACCGAACCCCTGGCCCGCGAGGAAAAGCAGATGATCATGCGTCAGCTCCCGCGCCTCGCCCGGCGCAGCCAGCTCCTGACGCGCGCCATGACCGCCATGTACATCGCCGTGGCACTCCTCGTCCTGACCAGCATCCTGATCGGCGCGGCCAGCCTGTCGCGCCTGAGTTTCGGGCTGGTGCCGGTGCTCATGGCGATCCTGGGCGCGGCGTCGCTCGCCATCGGCGCGTTGATCCTCACCTTCGAGATGCGCCTGAGCGCCCGCACCACCAAGGAGGAGATGGGCTTTCTGGTCGGCCTGGGGAAGCACTACGCCGGGCTGTACGCAGACAGAGACTGA